The sequence below is a genomic window from Mycobacterium heidelbergense.
TCTCCCTGATCGGCCGGCCGCTCTACGAGGCGTTCGTCAAGGGCTACACCGCCAAGCAGTGGCAGACCGACCCCGCTGAGCTTCCGGCCGCCGTCATCAACAGGCTGCCGGTGCGCTACACCTTCGACAACCGCTACTTCAGCGACACCTACGAGGGCCTGCCGGTCGACGGTTACACGGCGTGGCTGAAGAAGATGGCCGCCGACGACCGCATCGAGGTCAGGCTGAACACCGACTGGTTCGACGTCCGCGATCACCTGCGCGCGGACAGCCCCGAGGCCCCCGTCGTATACACCGGGCCGCTGGACCGCTACTTCGACTACGCCGAGGGCCGGCTCGGCTGGCGCACCCTGGACTTCGAGGTGGAAGTGCTGCCCACCGGGGATTTTCAGGGCACGCCGGTGATGAACTACAACGATCTCGACGTCCCCTACACCCGCATCCACGAGTTCCGCCACTTTCACACCGAGCGCGACTACCCGGCCGACAAGACGGTGATCATGCGGGAGTACTCCCGGTTCGCCGAGGACGACGACGAGCCCTACTATCCGATCAACACCGAGGCCGACCGCGCCCTGTTGGCCGCCTATCGAGCGAGGGCGAAGTCCGAGACCGCGTCGTCGAAGGTGCTTTTCGGCGGCCGGCTGGGCACCTACCAGTATCTGGATATGCACATGGCCATTGCCAGCGCGCTCAACATGTACGACAACACCCTCGCGCCGCATCTGCGCGACGGCGCCCCACTAGCCGAAGAGGAAGGCGCGCCCGCATGCGCGCCGGCGACGATGCAGAGCGAAGCGATGAGGAGGAGTGGCGCTAAATGATCGCCGTCAGCCTCCTGTCCCGAATCATCCTGCCCCGTCCGGGCGAACCCCTCGACGTGCGCAAGCTCTACCTCGAGGAGTCGACCACCAACGCCCGGCGCGCCCATGCGACGACGCGCACCTCGCTGCAGATCGGCGCGGAGTCCGAGGTGTCGTTCGCCACCTACTTCAACGCGTTCCCGGCCAGCTACTGGCGACGCTGGACGATATGCACGTCGGTGGTGCTGCGGGTGGAGGTGACCGGGACCGGGCGCGTCGACGTCTACCGCACCAAGGCCACGGGCGCGCGCATCTTCGTCCAGGGCTGTCAGTTCGCCGGCACCGACGACGAGCCCGCCGTCGTCGAGATCGAGGTGGGGCTGCAGCCGTTCGAGGACGGCGGCTGGATCTGGTTCGACATCACCACCGACACCGCGGTCACGCTGCGCAGCGGCGGCTGGTATGCGACCGAGCCCGCCCCGGGCACGGCCAACGTCGCCGTCGGCATCCCGACGTTCAACCGCCCCGCGGACTGCGCCAACGCGTTGGCCGAACTCACCGCGGATCCGTTGGTGGACGAGGTGATCGGGGCGGTGATCGTGCCCGACCAAGGCGTCCGCAAGGTGCGTGACCATCCCAACTTCCCCGCCGCCGCGGCCCGGCTGGGCAATCGGCTGTCCATCCACGACCAGCCCAACCTCGGCGGCTCCGGCGGCTACAGCCGGGTGATGTACGAGGCCCTGAAAAACACCGACTGCCAACAGATCCTGTTCATGGACGACGACATCCGCATCGAGCCGGACTCGATCCTGCGGGTGTTGGCCATGCACCGCTTCGCCAAGAGCCCGATGCTGGTGGGCGGGCAGATGCTCAACCTCCAGGAGCCGTCGCACCTGCACATCATGGGCGAGGTGGTGGACCGGTCGAACTTCATGTGGACCGCGGCGCCGCACGCCGAGTACGACCACAATTTCGCCGAGTACCCGCTGAGCGACACCGAAGACAAGAGCAAGCTGCTGCACCGCCGCATCGACGTCGACTACAACGGCTGGTGGACGTGCATGATCCCGCGGCAGGTCGCCGAGGAGCTGGGCCAGCCGCTGCCGCTGTTCATCAAGTGGGACGACGCCGACTACGGCCTGCGGGCCGCCGAGCGCGGCTACCCGACGGTGACGCTGCCCGGCGCGGCGATCTGGCACATGGCCTGGAGCGACAAGGACGACGCCATCGACTGGCAGGCCTACTTCCACCTGCGCAACCGGCTGGTGGTCGCGGCGATGCACTGGGACGGTGACGTCACCGGCCTGGTCCGCAGCCACCTGAAGGCGACGCTGAAACACCTTGCCTGCCTTGAGTATTCGACGGTCGCGATCCAGAACAGGGCGATCGACGATTTCCTGGCCGGCCCCGAACACATCTTCTCGATCCTGGAAACCGCGCTGCCCGAAGTGCACCGCATGCGCAAGGACTACCCGGACGCCGTCGTGCTCCCGGCGGCCAGCGAACTGCCGGCGCCGCGGCACATGACCAGGGCGATGAAGCCACCGGTGAACCCGCTGTCCGTCGGTTACCGGTTGATCCGCGGGATCTCGCACAACCTGACCAAGGCCGACCCGGAGGCCCACCTGCGCCCGGAGTACAACGTGCCGACCCAGGACGCGCGCTGGTTCCGGCTGTGCACGGTCGACGGGGTCACGGTGACGACGGCCGACGGGTGCGGCGTGGTCTACCGGCAGCGCGACCGGCGCAAGATGTTCTCGCTGCTGCTCAAGTCGCTGCGCCGGCAGCGTCAGCTGCTGAGCCGGTTCGACGAGATGCGCAGGGTGTACCGGGACGCGCTGCCCGTGTTGTCCAGCAAGCAGAAGTGGGAGACGGCGTTGTTGCCGGCCGCCCGCAACGAGCCTCGCCAAAAGCCCGAGCATGCCTGAAGCCACCACGTCGGAGGCCCCGCGCGGCGAGGTGGCCGCGCTGGTGGCCGTTCAGGCCGCGCTGGCCGACCGCCCCCGCGCGCTGACCGCGGCGCGGGCGCTGTCCCACTTCGGGGAGCACAGCATCGGCTGGCTGGCCGTGGCGGCGCTCGGCGCGGTGGTCATGCCGAGGCGTCGCCGCGACTGGCTGGCGGCCGGTGCCGGGGCGTTCGCCGCGCACGCCGCGGCGGTGCTGGTCAAGCGGCTGGTGCGGCGCCAACGGCCGCATCACCCGGCCGTCGCGGTCAATGTCGGCACACCCAGCCAGCTGAGCTTCCCCTCCGCGCATGCCACCTCCACCACGGCCGCGGCCATCCTGATGGGCCGGGCCGCCGGGCTGCCCGGGGGAACGGCCGCCGCGGTGCTGGTCCCCCCGATGGCGCTGTCGCGGCTGGTGCTGGGGGTTCACTATCCTAGCGACGTCGCCTTCGGCGTGGCGCTCGGCGCCGGGGTCGCCCGCCTTGCACTCTGGCTCGATGGGAAGTCGAGGTAGGGGCATGGCCGAAATGAGCGAAGACGTGGTGACCGGGCCCCCGGGGAACCTGATCGTCGGCGTGGTCAAGGCGATGCGCCCGCGCCAATGGGTGAAGAACGTCCTGGTGCTGCTCGCACCCGTGGCCGCGTTGGGCGGCCCGGTCCACTACAACTACGCCGACGTGCTGATCAAGGTGTCGGTGGCGTTCGTGGTGTTCTGCCTGGCGGCCTCGTCGGTGTATTTGATCAACGACGCGCGCGATGTCGAGGCCGACCGCGCGCACCCCACCAAGAGGTTCCGCCCGATCGCGGCGGGCGTGGTGCCCGAATGGCTGGCCTACACGCTGGCGGCGTTGTTGGGGGTCGCCTCGCTGGCCATCGGCTGGTGGCTCACGCCCAATTTGGCGCTGGTGATGGCCGTCTACATCGCCATCCAGCTGGCCTACTGCTTCGGCCTCAAACACCAAGCGGTGATGGACATTTGCATCGTGTCGTCGGGGTTCCTGATCCGGGCCATCGCCGGGGGTGCGGCGACCAATATCCATCTGACGCAATGGTTTTTGCTGATGATGGCGTTCGGGTCGCTGTTCATGGCGGCCGGCAAACGCTATGCCGAGCTGCAGCTGGCCGAGCGCACCGGCGCCAAGATCCGCAAGGCCCTGGAGAGCTACACCAGCACCTACCTGCGATTCGTGTGGACGTTGTCGGCCACGGCGCTGGTGGTCTGCTACGGGCTGTGGGCCTTCGACAAGGAACACGGCGAGGCGAGCTGGTTCGTGGTGTCCATGGTCCCGTTCACGATCGCGATCCTGCGCTACGCGGTCGACGTGGACGGCGGGCTGGCGGGGGAGCCCGAAGACATCGTGCTGCGCGACCGGGTGTTCCAGCTGCTGGCGCTGGCGTGGATGGTGACAGTTGGGGCCGCCGTTGCCTTCGGTTAGCCCCCACCTCAAAGGCCTGTGGGCGCTGAATGGCACTGCGCTGCGCCGACGGCCGGTGGTCAGGCGGGCGGGCTGGCCGCTGTTCCCGTACGCCACTGTGGTCCGGGTCAGCCTGTGGATCAGCGTGGCGGTGGTCGCGGTGCTCTTCGCCTGGGGGGCATGGCAGCGACGCTGGATCGCCGACGACGGGCTGATCGTGCTGCGCACGGTCCGCAACCTGCTGGCCGGCAACGGGCCGGTCTTCAACGAGGGCGAGCGGGTGGAGGCGAACACCTCGACGGCGTGGACCTACCTGATGTACGTGGGCAGCTGGGTCGGCGGGCCGATGCGCATGGAGTACGTGGCGCTGGCGCTGGCCCTGGTGCTCTCGGTGCTGGGCGTGGCGCTGCTGATGCTGGGCGCCGGCCGGCTGTACGCGCCCAGCCTGCGGGGACGCAGGGCGATCATGCTGCCCGCCGGGGCGCTGGTCTACGTCGCGTTGCCGCCGGCGCGCGACTTCGCCACCTCCGGCCTGGAGAGCGGGCTGACGCTGGCCTACCTGGGATTGCTGTGGTGGATGATGGTGTGCTGGTCGCAGCCGGTGCGGGGGCGTCCGGACCGCCGGACGTTCACCGGCGCGCTCGCCTTCGTCGCCGGGTTCAGCGTGCTGGTCCGGCCCGACCTGGCGCTGATGGGCGGGCTGGCGCTGATCATGATGCTGGTCGCGGCCCGCACCTGGCGGCGCCGCGCGCTGGTGGTGGTGGCCGGCGGATTCCTGCCGGTCGCCTACGAGATCTTCCGGATGGGCTACTACGGCCTGCTGGTGCCGGGGACCGCGCTGGCCAAGGACGCGGCCGGCGACAAGTGGTCGCAGGGGATGATCTATCTCGCCAACTTCAACGCGCCCTACGCGGTCTGGATACCGGTGGTGCTGCTGGTGCCGCTGGGGGTGCTCGTGGGGGCGGCCCGTCGCCGCCCGTCGTTCCTTCGGCCCGTGCTGGCGCCCGACTACGGCCGGCTCGCCCGGGCGGTGCAGAGCCCGCCGGCGGTCGTGGCATTCGTCCTGGTGAGCGGGCTCGTGCAGGGGCTCTACTGGATTCGGCAGGGCGGCGATTTCATGCACGCGCGGGTGTTGCTGGCGCCGCTCTTTTGTTTGCTGGCCCCGGTGGCCGTCATCCCGGTGGCGATGCCCGACGGCGTGGACTATTCGCGGGAGACGGGATATTGGGTGGCCGGCGCCGCCGGCCTGCTGTGGTTCGGCGTCGCGGGCTGGTCGCTGTGGGCAGCAAACTCACCCGGCATGGGCGACGACGCCACCCACGTCACCTACTCCGGAATCGTCGACGAGCGCCGCTTCTACGCGCAGGCCACCGGGCACGCGCATCCGCTGACCGCCGCCGACTACCTGGATTACCCGAGGATGGCCGCCGTCTTGACGGCGCTCGACAACACGCCGGACGGGGCGTTGTTGCTGCCGTCCGGCAACTACATTCAGTGGGACCTGGTGCCGATGATGCGGCCGCCGCCGGGCCAGCCGAACGGTACGGCACCCCAAAAGCCGCAACACACAGTGTTTTTCACCAACCTCGGCATGGTGGGGATGAACGTCGGGCTGGACGTCAGGGTGATCGACCAGATCGGCCTGGCAAACCCGCTGGCCCAGCACACCGAGCGGTTGAGGCACGGCCGGATCGGGCACGACAAGAACCTCTTCCCGGACTGGGTGATCGCCGACGGTCCGTGGGTGAAGGGGTATCCGGGAATTCCGGGCTACCTGGATGCGAACTGGGTCGCCCAGGCGGTGGCCGCCCTGAAATGTCCCGAGACCCAGGCGGTGCTGGGCTCGGTGCGCGCCCCAATGACGTTGCATCGCTTCGTCTCCAACGTCCTGCACTCCTATGAATTCACCAAGTACCGGATCGATCGTGTCCCGCTCTACGAGCTTGCCAGGTGCGGGCTTCCGGTGCCGGAGCCCGCCCCGCCCCCTCCCCGCGAGTGAGGCGCTCGGCCGGGAAATATTTTTCGCCGGACCCGCGGCCCGCCACCCGCAGGCCGGTCTCGGGTCATTGCCAGCAACTTCACATCTGCGCCCTCACCAGTGAGCGACGACGGTCAGGCACATGCGGAAACGCTGTTCTCCGCGCCGTCGTCGGGCCGGAAAATCATCGGGAAGGACGGCCGAATGACGGTTTGCCTGACCGGCTCGATGAGAGCGGATGACCAAAGGTGTGGTTGACTACACGGGCACTGTTGCGCTCGGCGCGGCGACGATGTGGGCCGGGACGGCCCGAGGAGGAGCCGTGCGGTCGGATATGCGCATGCAGTCCGACCAATCCGGGAATGCGCCGAGGCGCGGAAGTACCCGAAAGGATGAGGAAGCAAGGATGACGTTAGTCGACAGGTTTCGCGGCGCCGTGGCTCGCATGCCGCGGCGGCTCGTGGTGGGGGCCGTTGGCGTGGCCCTGCTATCGGGCCTGATCGGCGCCGTGGGGGGCTCGGCGACCGCTGGTGCGTTCTCGCGCCCCGGTCTGCCGGTGGAGTACCTGCAGGTGCCCTCGGCCGGCATGGGCCGCGATATCAAGGTTCAGTTCCAAAGCGGTGGCGCCAACTCGCCGGCGCTGTACCTGCTCGACGGTATGCGCGCGCAGGACGACTACAACGGCTGGGACATCAACACCCCGGCGTTCGAGTGGTACTACCAGTCCGGCCTTTCGGTCGTCATGCCGGTCGGCGGGCAGTCCAGCTTCTACTCCGACTGGTACAAGCCCGCCTGCGGCAAGGCCGGCTGCACCACCTACAAGTGGGAAACCTTCCTGACCAGCGAGCTGCCGGCGTACCTGCAGAGCAACAAGCAGGTCAAGCCGACCGGCAGCGCCGCCGTCGGCCTGTCGATGGCCGGGTCGTCGGCGCTGATCCTGGCGGCCTACCACCCCGCCCAGTTCGTCTACGCCGGCTCGCTGTCGGCGCTGCTGGACCCGTCGCAGGGCATGGGGCCGTCGCTGATCGGCCTGGCCATGGGCGACGCCGGTGGCTACAAGAAGGACGACATGTGGGGGCCGTCGAGCGACCCGGCGTGGCAGCGCAATGACCCGTCGCTGCAGGTCGGCAAGCTGGTCGCCAACAACACCCGCATCTGGATCTACTGCGGCAACGGCAAGCCGTCGGACCTGGGTGGGGACAACCTGCCCGCCAAGTTCCTCGAAGGCTTCGTGCGGACCAGCAACCTGAAGTTCCAGGACGCGTACAACGGCGCGGGTGGCCACAACGCGGTCTTCAACTTCGACGCCAACGGCACCCACGACTGGCCGTACTGGGGCGCACAGCTCAACGCGATGAAGGGCGACCTGCAGTCGACGTTGGGTGCGACCCCCAACACCGGCGGCGGTGACACCAGCCAGGGCACCTAAACCCCTAGCAACGATCGACGGCGGCGAGCCCCTCGGGTTCGCCGCCGTTGGTTTTCTCGGCGGCGCGCGGGTGTGGCCCATTTCACTACCCGCGGTCCGGGCGAGATGCGGCGCTGGTTAATGTGCACACAGCGACTGGTCCGAAGTCGAGGGAGGGTGGACATGAGGATCGTGCGGGGTCTGGGGGCGTTTTGCGTTGCCGCGCTGTCGGCGGGGCTGGTCGGCGTTTTAGGGCCGGCGGCATCCACCGGCACAGCCAGGGCGGCGGGTTACGAAAGCCTGATGGTGCCGTCGGCGGCGATGGGCCGCGACATCCCGGTGGCCTTCCTGGCCGGCGGTCCGCACGCCGTGTACCTGTTGGATCCCTTCGACGCCGCCCCGGACGTCAGCAACTGGGTCACCGCGGGCAACGCGATGAACACGCTGGCCGGCAAGGGGATCTCCGTGGTGGCGCCCGCCGGCGGCGCCTACAGCATGTACACCAACTGGGAGCAGGACGGCGGCAAGCAGTGGGACACCTTCCTGTCCAGCGAGCTGCCCAACTGGCTGGCCGCCAACAAGGGCCTGGCACCCGGCGGCCACGCCGCCGTCGGCGCCTCCCAGGGCGGCTACGCCGCGATGGCGCTGGCCGCCTTCCATCCCGACCGGTTCGGCTTCGCCGGCTCGCTGTCCGGGTTCCTGTACCCGTCGAACACCACCACCAACGGCGCGATCCTGGCCGGCCTGCAGCAGTTCGGCGGCGTGGACGGCAACGGGATGTGGGGGGCCCCGCAGCTGGGCCGGTGGAAGTGGCACGACCCCTACGTGCACGCCTCGCTGCTGGCGCAGAACAACACCCGGGTGTGGGTCTACAGCCCGACCAACCCGGGCGCCAGCGATCCCGCCGCCATGATCGGCCAGGCGGGCGAGGCGATGGGCAATAGCCGCATGTTCTATCAGCAGTACCGCAGCGTCGGCGGCCACAACGGCCACTTCGACTTCCCGGGCGGCGGCGACAACGGCTGGGGCTCGTGGTCGGGGCAGTTGGGGGCCATGTCGGGCGACATCGTCGGAGCCATCCGCTAGGTTCGACGGTCCCGGGGGCGCCGCGCGGCCTGACGTACCGTGTAGGGGGTGCAGCAGGGGTCGGGAGCGCCGCGTCACATGCAACGCGCGCGGTCCAAGTGCCCGATGCCGCGGCCCGTCGCGATCGCACCGGAAACCCACCGACTCTGCTAGCAGGAGAACATGCCCACCAACGCCCGGCGTAGACGCCACCGAATCCTCGCCTGGATCGCCGCCCTGGCGGTGGCCGGCGTCGTGCTGCTGGTGATACTGGCCGTGGTGGTGCTGTTGCGCAGCCGGCAATCGTCACCCACCGCGGTGCCGCCCGGCGTGCTGCCTCCTTCCTCGGGGACAACCCACCCGCACAAGCCGCGGCCCGCTTCTCAGGATTCGTCCTGCCCCGAT
It includes:
- the glf gene encoding UDP-galactopyranose mutase, producing the protein MTARFDLLVVGSGFFGLTIAERVATQLGKRVLVVERRPHLGGNAYSEAEPQTGIEVHKYGAHLFHTSNKRVWDYVRRFTEFTDYRHRVFAMHNGQAYQFPMGLGLVSQFFGKYFTPDEARRLIAAQAAEIDTADAQNLEEKAISLIGRPLYEAFVKGYTAKQWQTDPAELPAAVINRLPVRYTFDNRYFSDTYEGLPVDGYTAWLKKMAADDRIEVRLNTDWFDVRDHLRADSPEAPVVYTGPLDRYFDYAEGRLGWRTLDFEVEVLPTGDFQGTPVMNYNDLDVPYTRIHEFRHFHTERDYPADKTVIMREYSRFAEDDDEPYYPINTEADRALLAAYRARAKSETASSKVLFGGRLGTYQYLDMHMAIASALNMYDNTLAPHLRDGAPLAEEEGAPACAPATMQSEAMRRSGAK
- a CDS encoding glycosyltransferase; the encoded protein is MIAVSLLSRIILPRPGEPLDVRKLYLEESTTNARRAHATTRTSLQIGAESEVSFATYFNAFPASYWRRWTICTSVVLRVEVTGTGRVDVYRTKATGARIFVQGCQFAGTDDEPAVVEIEVGLQPFEDGGWIWFDITTDTAVTLRSGGWYATEPAPGTANVAVGIPTFNRPADCANALAELTADPLVDEVIGAVIVPDQGVRKVRDHPNFPAAAARLGNRLSIHDQPNLGGSGGYSRVMYEALKNTDCQQILFMDDDIRIEPDSILRVLAMHRFAKSPMLVGGQMLNLQEPSHLHIMGEVVDRSNFMWTAAPHAEYDHNFAEYPLSDTEDKSKLLHRRIDVDYNGWWTCMIPRQVAEELGQPLPLFIKWDDADYGLRAAERGYPTVTLPGAAIWHMAWSDKDDAIDWQAYFHLRNRLVVAAMHWDGDVTGLVRSHLKATLKHLACLEYSTVAIQNRAIDDFLAGPEHIFSILETALPEVHRMRKDYPDAVVLPAASELPAPRHMTRAMKPPVNPLSVGYRLIRGISHNLTKADPEAHLRPEYNVPTQDARWFRLCTVDGVTVTTADGCGVVYRQRDRRKMFSLLLKSLRRQRQLLSRFDEMRRVYRDALPVLSSKQKWETALLPAARNEPRQKPEHA
- a CDS encoding phosphatase PAP2 family protein — translated: MPEATTSEAPRGEVAALVAVQAALADRPRALTAARALSHFGEHSIGWLAVAALGAVVMPRRRRDWLAAGAGAFAAHAAAVLVKRLVRRQRPHHPAVAVNVGTPSQLSFPSAHATSTTAAAILMGRAAGLPGGTAAAVLVPPMALSRLVLGVHYPSDVAFGVALGAGVARLALWLDGKSR
- a CDS encoding decaprenyl-phosphate phosphoribosyltransferase gives rise to the protein MSEDVVTGPPGNLIVGVVKAMRPRQWVKNVLVLLAPVAALGGPVHYNYADVLIKVSVAFVVFCLAASSVYLINDARDVEADRAHPTKRFRPIAAGVVPEWLAYTLAALLGVASLAIGWWLTPNLALVMAVYIAIQLAYCFGLKHQAVMDICIVSSGFLIRAIAGGAATNIHLTQWFLLMMAFGSLFMAAGKRYAELQLAERTGAKIRKALESYTSTYLRFVWTLSATALVVCYGLWAFDKEHGEASWFVVSMVPFTIAILRYAVDVDGGLAGEPEDIVLRDRVFQLLALAWMVTVGAAVAFG
- the aftB gene encoding terminal beta-(1->2)-arabinofuranosyltransferase, coding for MPSVSPHLKGLWALNGTALRRRPVVRRAGWPLFPYATVVRVSLWISVAVVAVLFAWGAWQRRWIADDGLIVLRTVRNLLAGNGPVFNEGERVEANTSTAWTYLMYVGSWVGGPMRMEYVALALALVLSVLGVALLMLGAGRLYAPSLRGRRAIMLPAGALVYVALPPARDFATSGLESGLTLAYLGLLWWMMVCWSQPVRGRPDRRTFTGALAFVAGFSVLVRPDLALMGGLALIMMLVAARTWRRRALVVVAGGFLPVAYEIFRMGYYGLLVPGTALAKDAAGDKWSQGMIYLANFNAPYAVWIPVVLLVPLGVLVGAARRRPSFLRPVLAPDYGRLARAVQSPPAVVAFVLVSGLVQGLYWIRQGGDFMHARVLLAPLFCLLAPVAVIPVAMPDGVDYSRETGYWVAGAAGLLWFGVAGWSLWAANSPGMGDDATHVTYSGIVDERRFYAQATGHAHPLTAADYLDYPRMAAVLTALDNTPDGALLLPSGNYIQWDLVPMMRPPPGQPNGTAPQKPQHTVFFTNLGMVGMNVGLDVRVIDQIGLANPLAQHTERLRHGRIGHDKNLFPDWVIADGPWVKGYPGIPGYLDANWVAQAVAALKCPETQAVLGSVRAPMTLHRFVSNVLHSYEFTKYRIDRVPLYELARCGLPVPEPAPPPPRE
- the ag85A gene encoding diacylglycerol acyltransferase/mycolyltransferase Ag85A, which codes for MTLVDRFRGAVARMPRRLVVGAVGVALLSGLIGAVGGSATAGAFSRPGLPVEYLQVPSAGMGRDIKVQFQSGGANSPALYLLDGMRAQDDYNGWDINTPAFEWYYQSGLSVVMPVGGQSSFYSDWYKPACGKAGCTTYKWETFLTSELPAYLQSNKQVKPTGSAAVGLSMAGSSALILAAYHPAQFVYAGSLSALLDPSQGMGPSLIGLAMGDAGGYKKDDMWGPSSDPAWQRNDPSLQVGKLVANNTRIWIYCGNGKPSDLGGDNLPAKFLEGFVRTSNLKFQDAYNGAGGHNAVFNFDANGTHDWPYWGAQLNAMKGDLQSTLGATPNTGGGDTSQGT
- a CDS encoding esterase family protein encodes the protein MRIVRGLGAFCVAALSAGLVGVLGPAASTGTARAAGYESLMVPSAAMGRDIPVAFLAGGPHAVYLLDPFDAAPDVSNWVTAGNAMNTLAGKGISVVAPAGGAYSMYTNWEQDGGKQWDTFLSSELPNWLAANKGLAPGGHAAVGASQGGYAAMALAAFHPDRFGFAGSLSGFLYPSNTTTNGAILAGLQQFGGVDGNGMWGAPQLGRWKWHDPYVHASLLAQNNTRVWVYSPTNPGASDPAAMIGQAGEAMGNSRMFYQQYRSVGGHNGHFDFPGGGDNGWGSWSGQLGAMSGDIVGAIR